DNA sequence from the Janibacter sp. CX7 genome:
GCCGCCCCCTACGACATCAGCCTCCAGGCCGTGAGCAAGCACCTCAAGGTCCTCGAGGACGCCGGCCTCGTCAGCCGGCGCAGGGAGGCCCAACGCCGTCCGGTCCACCTCGAGGCCGATGTCCTGGCCACGATGACCGGCTGGATCGAGCGGCACCAGCAGCGAGCCGAGCAACGCATGTCCCGGCTCGAGGAGGTCCTCGGCGACCTCCCTTCGCCCGACCCGGGCACCACGAGCACAGGAGCAGACCGATGAGCACCCAGCCCAGCACCGACCACATCACGACCGCGACGATCGAGGCCGACCCCGAGGTCCCCGTCGTGCGGATCACCCGCGACTTCAAGGCGACCGCGGCGCAGCTGCACCGCGCGCACACCGACCCCGAGCTCTACAAGCGGTGGGTCGGGCCCGACGAGCTCGACACGATCATCGACTACTGGGACGCGCGCACCGGTGGCAGCTACCGCTTCACCAATGTCGCGAAGGAGGGCAGCGAGCGGCGCGTGCAGGGCGACACCCAGGAGTTCCACTTCTTCGGCAGCTTCCACGAGGTGCGCCCCGACCGGATCGTCCAGACCTTCACCTTCGAGGGCTTCCCCGACGGGGTCTCGCTCGACACGATGACCTTCGAGGACCTCGGTGACGGGTGGACGCGCGTCCACGGCCAATCGGTCCTGCCGACCTTCGAGGCGCGCGAGATGATGCTCGCCTCCGGCATGGAGATCGGCATCAACGAGGGCTATGCAGCACTCGACGCGATGCTCGATGCCGGGGAGGTCGCGTGACCTCCTTGTCGTCGCTGTCCGTCGCCGACCGCTACCGGTCGGCGTCGGACGGCTTCGCGCGACGGGTCGCCGGCACGACCGACTGGGACGCGCCGACACCGGTGGCGCAGTGGCGGGCCCGCGACGTCGTCGGTCACCTGACGACCTGGCTGCCGGCACTCGTGGCGTCCGGCTGCGAGGTGCGCCTGGACCCCGTGCCGTCCGCCGAGGAAGACCCGGTCGGCGCGTGGGCCGGTCTCGACGCGCAGCTTCGATCGCTGCTCGACGACCCGGCGACCGAGGAGGTCGTCTTCGAGCACGAGCACATCGGCCGGATGCCGCTGCCGCAGATGCTCGACCAGTTCTTCACGAGCGACGTCGTCTTCCACACCTGGGACCTCGCCCGCGCCACCGGGCAGGACGACCGGCTCGACGAGGACTACCTCGCCGAGGCCCTGGCCGGGATGCAGGCGCAGGCCGAGATGATCCGGGCGTCCGGGCAGTTCGGAGAGCAGCAGTCGGTGCCCGAGGACGCGAGCGTCCAGGAGCGCTTCTTCGCCTTCATCGGGCGGGACCCGCGCTGGGCGCCGCCGGCGGGCTGAGCCCGGACCGCCCTCGATCTCCGCAAGACCCTGGGGTTTTGCGGAGATAGGGGGGATGGCGAAGGGGAGGTGGCCAGTGATCTGGCCACCTCCCCTTCGTCTGCAGCGTCCGCGCTGGGTCAGTCGGCGGAACCGTCGCCCGCCTCGACGAGCGGGACGTCCAGCTCGCCGACCTTGGGCGCACCCTTGAAGGTGAACTCGGCGTCCTTGCCCTCGCCGGTCGCGTCGACCGCGACGATCTCGCCGGAGACGAGCTCGCCGAAGAGGATCTTCTCCGACAGCACGTCCTCGATCTCGCGCTGGATCGTGCGCTTGAGCGGACGAGCGCCGAGGACCGGGTCGTAGCCGCGCTTGGCGAGCAGCGCCTTGGCCGCGGGCGTGAGCTCGATGCCCATGTCCTTGTCCTTGAGGCGCTTGTCGAGCTTGGCGACCTCGAGGTCGACGATCTCGACGAGCTCGTCCTGGCTCAGCTGCGGGAAGACGATCGTGTCGTCGACGCGGTTGAGGAACTCGGGGCGGAAGTGGTTCTTCAGCTCGTCGGTGACCTTGGCCTTCATGCGCTCGTAGTCCGTGCGCTGGTCGGTGCTCGAGGTGAAGCCCATGGCGCCCTTGGAGATGTCCCGCGTGCCGAGGTTGGTCGTCATGATGATGACCGTGTTCTTGAAGTCGACCATCCGACCCTGCGAGTCGGTGAGGCGGCCGTCCTCGAGCACCTGCAGCAACGAGTTGAAGATCTCCGGGTGTGCCTTCTCGACCTCGTCGAAGAGCACCACGGAGAAGGGCTTGCGGCGCACCTTCTCGGTGAGCTGGCCACCCTCGTCGTAGCCGACGTAGCCGGGGGGCGAGCCGAAGAGGCGGCTGACCGTGTGCTTCTCGGAGAACTCCGACATGTCGAGGGTGATGAGGCTGTCCTCGTCGCCGAAGAGGAACTCCGCGAGGGCCTTGGCCAGCTCGGTCTTGCCGACACCGGTGGGGCCGGCGAAGATGAACGAGCCGCCGGGGCGACGCGGGTCCTTGAGGCCGGCGCGGGTGCGTCGGATGGCCTGCGAGAGCGCCTTGATCGCGTCGTCGTTGCCGACGACCCGCTTGTGCAGCTCGCCCTCCATGTTGAGCAGTCGCGTCGACTCCTCCTCGGAGAGCTTGAAGACGGGGATGCCGGTCGAGGCGGCGAGCACCTCGGCGATGAGCTCCTCGTCGACCTCGGCGACGACGTCCATGTCGCCGGCCTTCCACTCCTCCTCGCGGCGGGCCTTCTCCGCGAGCAGGTTCTTCTCGTCGTCACGCAGACCGGCGGCCTTCTCGAAGTCCTGGCCGTCGATGGCCGACTCCTTCTCGAGGCGCACCTTGGCGATCTTGTCGTCGAACTCCTTGAGGTCGGCGGGGGCCGTCATCCGACGGATGCGCAGGCGCGCGCCCGCCTCGTCGATGAGGTCGATCGCCTTGTCGGGGAGGAAGCGGTCGTTGACGTAGCGGTCGGCCATCGTCACGGCAGCCACGATCGCCGGGTCGGTGATCGTCACCTTGTGGTGGGCCTCGTAGCGGTCACGCAGGCCCTTGAGCATCTCGATGGCGTGGGCCAGCGAGGGCTCGGCGACCTGGATCGGCTGGAAGCGGCGCTCGAGGGCCGAGTCCTTCTCGATGTGCTTGCGGTACTCCTCGAGCGTCGTCGCGCCGATGGTCTGCAGCTCACCGCGGGCGAGCATCGGCTTGAGGATGCTCGCGGCGTCGATCGCGCCCTCGGCGGCACCCGCACCCACGAGGGTGTGGATCTCGTCGATGAAGAGGATGATGTCGCCGCGCGTCTTGATCTCCTTGAGCACCTTCTTCAGGCGCTCCTCGAAGTCACCGCGGTAGCGGCTGCCGGCGACGAGCGAGCCGAGGTCGAGCGTGTAGAGCTGCTTGTCCTTGAGCGGCTCGGGGACGTCCTCGTTGACGATGTCCTGGGCCAGGCCCTCGACGACGGCCGACTTGCCGACACCGGGCTCACCGATGAGGACGGGGTTGTTCTTCGTGCGACGCGAGAGCACCTGCATGACGCGCTCGATCTCCTGCTCACGCCCGATGACCGGGTCGAGCTGGCCCTCACGCGCGGCCTGGGTGAGGTTGCGGCCGAACTGGTCGAGCACGAGCGAGCCCGCGGGCTGCCCCTCGGCCGGGCCGGTGCCGGCGCCGACGCCAGCGGCCTGGCCCTCCTTGCCACCCTGGTAGCCCGAGATGAGCTGGATGACGGTCTGGCGGACGCGACCGAGGTCGGCGCCCAGCTTGACGAGGACCTGGGCGGCGACGCCCTCGCCCTCGCGGATCAGGCCGAGGAGGATGTGCTCGGTGCCGATGTAGTTGTGCCCCAGCTGCAGCGCCTCGCGCAGGGACAGCTCGAGGACCTTCTTGGCCCGCGGGGTGAAGGGGATGTGACCCGACGGAGCCTGCTGGCCGGGACCGATGATGTCCTGGACCTGCTCGCGGACGGCGTCGAGGGAGACGCCGAGCGACTCCAGCGCCTTGCTGGCGACACCCTCGCCCTCGTGGATGAGGCCGAGGAGGATGTGCTCGGTGCCGATGTAGTTGTGGTTGAGGAGGCGTGCCTCCTCCTGGGCGAGGACGACGACCCGGCGGGCCCGGTCGGTGAACCGTTCGAACATGGGATCTACCCCTTCACGTGGTGCTCAGACCTCGATGCTAACCGTGCTCGCTCCCTGAGCCGGGGGGCGAGCCTCTCACGGGGTCACAACGCCGCTCCCCCCGACCCTGTTCCACGAGACGAAGGGGGTGCGGCCGTGTTCGCTCTCAGCGGACGCCGGCCATCGCGGACCGCTCGACGGCGGCCGCCGTGGCCCGCCGCACGACCAGGATCCAGCCGGGCAGCGCCAGCACCATGACGACCGCGGCGACGCAGTGACCGATGACCCACCGCTCGATGTCCTGCGCCGACATCAGGTCACCACCGAGGGCCTGCCCCGCGTTCATGCCGAAGAAGGCAAGCAGCCACGTGACCCACCAGATGGCCAGCAGGCCGCGCGCACGCACGCCCAGCGCGCTCATCGCGTCGCCGACCGCCTGCAGCGGGAACCACAGGTTGACGACCGGCACACCCCAGCCGAGGACCGACCACACCACGGAGCGTCGGTGCCAGTGCCCGGGAGCGACCGCCTCGGCGACGCGGCGCAGCCCGTAGAGCCAGATCGCCCCCGCGGCCCACGCGGTCGGCATGCACAGCGTCGCGGCGCCGGCACAGCCCAGGAGCAGCACGAAACCGGCGCTGTCGCCACCGGTCCCCTCGGCCCAGGCCTGCATGTCCCCCTTCGCCACGAGGGCGATGACCGCGGTCACGACCATGACGAGGGTCCAGACGACGGCGACGACCACGGTCACACGCGCGCTCGTCACGGGCGGTCCGGGCGGAGCCGGCGGGCTGGGCTGGGCAGGGGTCGACGGGACGGGAGATGTCGTCAGCTGGCTCATGTCCTCGAACCTAGGAACGCGAGCGGCCGCGCGCCCGACGAGCTGCGCCCGCCTGTGGACAACTCGACACGCTGCCTAGGCTGGCGCCATGCGCACGGTCTTCGACCCCACCGACCCGGACACGAATGCCTACGACCTGCTGACGAGCATCGTCGTGCCGCGGCCGATCGCGTGGATCACGAGCGTCGGAGCCGACGGGGTCGGCAACCTCGCGCCGCACTCCTTCTTCAACGTCGCGTGCGCGCGACCGCCGATGATCAGCTTCACCTCCGTCGGCCACAAGGACACCCTGCGCAATGTCCTCGCGACCGAGCACTTCGTCGTCAACCTCGTCTCGGAGGACCTCGCCGAGCTCGCCAACGCGAGCAGCGCCCCCTTCGACCCGGAGGTGGACGAGGCGCAGGCCCTCGGCGTGCGCCTCGAGCCCAGCGAGATCGTGCCCGTGCCCCGCGTCGCGGACTCGGCGACCTCGATCGAGTGCCGGCTGCACTCGAGCACCGAGCTCGGCGACAGCCACCTCGTCATCGGCGAGGTCGTGGCGATCACCGTGCGCAGCGACGCCCTGACCGACGGGCGCCCGACGATCGACGCGCTGCGTCCGGTCTCCCGTCTCGGGCGCGACGAGTGGGGGCACTCTCCCGAGGTCTTCCGCCTGACGCGGCCGCGCCGCCCCTGACGGCGCGACCACCGGGCGGTCAGTCGCAGAAGGTGGGGTTGAACCACACCTCGTCGACGCGGGTGCCGGCCTTGTTCATGAACCAGAAGACCTTGCCCCGGCTGTAGATGCGGCCGTCGTTGAAGACGCTCGAGTCGTCGACGCGCATCCACCCGGCGCGCGCCTTGAGATAGGTCGTGGAGTTGCCCACCCCGACCTTGTAGGGCAGGTCGATCTGACGCGAGGCAGCGGCGGTGAAGACGCCGTAGCTGTCGAGCCGGACCGGCTTGGTCTGCGACACCCCACGCACGACGACGCCCTCGTTCCAGAAGATCGCCGAGTAGTAGTGGGTGCTGCCGGTGACGTCGCTCAGGCAGCCGTCGACCCGGTCGGTGCTCGTCTCGTCGGACCAGCCGAAGGTGGGGTTGACGGAGTTCTTGACGCTCCACACCGACGCCGGGAACCACGCCGTCCCGATGCGTCGTTCGGTGAAGTCGAGCCGGTCGTCAGAGGCGACCGAGGCCGCGTCGGCCCCGGTGTCGGACGTCGGTGCGGCGCTCGCGGCGGGCACGAGAGCCGCCGCCAGGGCGACGGCGGCGACGGTGGCGGACAGCGTGCGGTGGTGCGTGATCATGTGATCCCCCGATCCCTGATGTGGTCCGGACCACGCTAGTGGCGCCGAGGGGCGCGGGGGAAGGCCCGATCGGCCAGCGGCTCGACGCGCCGCTCAGCTGCGGCGCTGGCAGTTGGCGCACCAGTAGAGGGTGCGGCCGGCGACGTCCTTCGAGCGCACCTTCGACCCGCAGACCACGCAGGCCTCGTCGGTGCGCTTGTAGACATAGCTCGTCCGCTCCGTCAGGTGCACGTCCTCCCCCTTCGCCAGGGCGGCCTCGACCTGCTCGACCTGGTCGTCGACGGTGACGATCCGGCTCGTGGCCACTCCGAGCGGCAGCAGCCGCCGCAGGTCCGCCCAGACGAGGTCCCACGACGCCCGCTTGAGCCGCTCCCCCGGCGTCGCGGGGTTGATCCGGTGCCGGTAGAGGACCTCGCAGCGGTAGACGTTGCCGACGCCCGCGAGCACGTCCTGCTCCATGAGCAGGGCCGCGATCGACTTGCGGGAGCGTCGGATCCGCTCCCACGCAGGCCCACCGTCGGTGTCCCGCAAGGGATCCGGCCCGAGCTTCGCGTGCACCGCGTCCTCCTGCTCGGGGGTGATGACCGCGCAGGTCATCGGTCCGCGCAGGTCGGCCACGTGCTCGTCGGTCGCGATGCGGCAGCGCACCTGCCCGATGACCGGCCGCTCACCGACATAGGCGGCCTCGTCGATGGTGAAGGTCCCGATGAGCCCGAGGTGGACGTGCAGGATGCGGTCGCCGGCGAGCTCGACGAAGAGGTGCTTGCCGTGGGCGCGCGCCTCGAGCAGCTCGTGACCGGTGAGCAGCGCCGCGCCGGTGGCGAAGCGCCCCTGCGGGGACGACACCTCGACGACCTGGCCGGCAAAGGTGGCGTGCAGGTCGCGGGCGATGCGGTGGAGGGTGTGGCCTTCGGGCATGACGAAGGGGGCTCAGCTCGCCTTCTTCTTCGCAGCGGCCTTCTTGGCCGTCGTCTTCTTGGCGGCAGCCTTCTTGGTCGTCGCCTTCTTCGCCGTCGTCTTCTTGGCGGCGGCCTTCTTCGTCGTGGCCTTCGAGGCGGAGGTCTTCGCCGGCGCCTTCTTCGCCGTCGAGGTGCTCTCGCCACGCGCGGTCTTCGCCTTCTCGACGGACCTGGCCAGCGCCGCGAGCAGGTCGACGACCTCGCCCGACTCGTCCTCGTCGGCCTCGACCTGCTGGACCTCTCCCCCGTCGACCTTGGCCTTGACGAGGGCCTCGACGGCCAGGGCGTAGTCGTCCTCGAACTCGTCGGGCTCGTAGTCGCCGGCGAGCTCGTCGATGAGCATGCGCGCCATCGACATCTCCTTGTCCGACAGCTCCTGGTCCTCGATGGTGGCGAAGTCGGCCGCGCGGATCTCGTCGGGCCACAGCATCG
Encoded proteins:
- a CDS encoding helix-turn-helix transcriptional regulator; this encodes MEDHPEERLSRAFAALSDPVRRDIVTRLTVGDATVNDLAAPYDISLQAVSKHLKVLEDAGLVSRRREAQRRPVHLEADVLATMTGWIERHQQRAEQRMSRLEEVLGDLPSPDPGTTSTGADR
- a CDS encoding SRPBCC family protein → MSTQPSTDHITTATIEADPEVPVVRITRDFKATAAQLHRAHTDPELYKRWVGPDELDTIIDYWDARTGGSYRFTNVAKEGSERRVQGDTQEFHFFGSFHEVRPDRIVQTFTFEGFPDGVSLDTMTFEDLGDGWTRVHGQSVLPTFEAREMMLASGMEIGINEGYAALDAMLDAGEVA
- a CDS encoding TIGR03086 family metal-binding protein translates to MTSLSSLSVADRYRSASDGFARRVAGTTDWDAPTPVAQWRARDVVGHLTTWLPALVASGCEVRLDPVPSAEEDPVGAWAGLDAQLRSLLDDPATEEVVFEHEHIGRMPLPQMLDQFFTSDVVFHTWDLARATGQDDRLDEDYLAEALAGMQAQAEMIRASGQFGEQQSVPEDASVQERFFAFIGRDPRWAPPAG
- a CDS encoding ATP-dependent Clp protease ATP-binding subunit is translated as MFERFTDRARRVVVLAQEEARLLNHNYIGTEHILLGLIHEGEGVASKALESLGVSLDAVREQVQDIIGPGQQAPSGHIPFTPRAKKVLELSLREALQLGHNYIGTEHILLGLIREGEGVAAQVLVKLGADLGRVRQTVIQLISGYQGGKEGQAAGVGAGTGPAEGQPAGSLVLDQFGRNLTQAAREGQLDPVIGREQEIERVMQVLSRRTKNNPVLIGEPGVGKSAVVEGLAQDIVNEDVPEPLKDKQLYTLDLGSLVAGSRYRGDFEERLKKVLKEIKTRGDIILFIDEIHTLVGAGAAEGAIDAASILKPMLARGELQTIGATTLEEYRKHIEKDSALERRFQPIQVAEPSLAHAIEMLKGLRDRYEAHHKVTITDPAIVAAVTMADRYVNDRFLPDKAIDLIDEAGARLRIRRMTAPADLKEFDDKIAKVRLEKESAIDGQDFEKAAGLRDDEKNLLAEKARREEEWKAGDMDVVAEVDEELIAEVLAASTGIPVFKLSEEESTRLLNMEGELHKRVVGNDDAIKALSQAIRRTRAGLKDPRRPGGSFIFAGPTGVGKTELAKALAEFLFGDEDSLITLDMSEFSEKHTVSRLFGSPPGYVGYDEGGQLTEKVRRKPFSVVLFDEVEKAHPEIFNSLLQVLEDGRLTDSQGRMVDFKNTVIIMTTNLGTRDISKGAMGFTSSTDQRTDYERMKAKVTDELKNHFRPEFLNRVDDTIVFPQLSQDELVEIVDLEVAKLDKRLKDKDMGIELTPAAKALLAKRGYDPVLGARPLKRTIQREIEDVLSEKILFGELVSGEIVAVDATGEGKDAEFTFKGAPKVGELDVPLVEAGDGSAD
- a CDS encoding DUF4328 domain-containing protein translates to MSQLTTSPVPSTPAQPSPPAPPGPPVTSARVTVVVAVVWTLVMVVTAVIALVAKGDMQAWAEGTGGDSAGFVLLLGCAGAATLCMPTAWAAGAIWLYGLRRVAEAVAPGHWHRRSVVWSVLGWGVPVVNLWFPLQAVGDAMSALGVRARGLLAIWWVTWLLAFFGMNAGQALGGDLMSAQDIERWVIGHCVAAVVMVLALPGWILVVRRATAAAVERSAMAGVR
- a CDS encoding flavin reductase family protein, which gives rise to MRTVFDPTDPDTNAYDLLTSIVVPRPIAWITSVGADGVGNLAPHSFFNVACARPPMISFTSVGHKDTLRNVLATEHFVVNLVSEDLAELANASSAPFDPEVDEAQALGVRLEPSEIVPVPRVADSATSIECRLHSSTELGDSHLVIGEVVAITVRSDALTDGRPTIDALRPVSRLGRDEWGHSPEVFRLTRPRRP
- a CDS encoding Fpg/Nei family DNA glycosylase, translating into MPEGHTLHRIARDLHATFAGQVVEVSSPQGRFATGAALLTGHELLEARAHGKHLFVELAGDRILHVHLGLIGTFTIDEAAYVGERPVIGQVRCRIATDEHVADLRGPMTCAVITPEQEDAVHAKLGPDPLRDTDGGPAWERIRRSRKSIAALLMEQDVLAGVGNVYRCEVLYRHRINPATPGERLKRASWDLVWADLRRLLPLGVATSRIVTVDDQVEQVEAALAKGEDVHLTERTSYVYKRTDEACVVCGSKVRSKDVAGRTLYWCANCQRRS